The bacterium region TGTAGAACTGTTTCATATACTTCAATTGTCTTTTTGGTTGCCTCGCTCCATGAAAATGTACGCACTCGCTCCGCTAATTCATGACGGATCGGGCTATAGTAAGCTGCAAGAACTGCATTCCTAACAGAGTCAACATCTCCTGGCTTACAGTAGAAGCCATGCTCACCAAGATAATCACGCGTTGTTCCCGTATCGGCCGCAACAATATTACATCCCTTGTTGGCAGCTTCGAGAGATACAAGTCCTGGAAGCTCATACCAACTTGGTAGAGCATGAACTCGTGCTGCGGCATACGCTGAAAGAAGCATCTCAGGAGAAATTCGATCAAGAACAAGAGTCTCTCCTGCCCGCTTAAACTCTCTCACTGCTTTTGCATACTCAGGCTGGTAGGAGAATCCTCCGCCTGCAAAAACTACTGGAAGAGTCGAACCCTCAAGAGCAAGTTGAAGCATCAACTGGTTCTTTCTTGATTCAAGTCTTCCGACACAAAGAATAAAATCTTTTAAGCCATACTCTCGAACAAATAGGCTCTCATCTGCATCTGCTTGAATTTCGTAACCAACGGGGACAATGGAAATAGGTGCATGATTTGGATACGTGCGTGTGACCACCCTCTGTTCGCCGGCACCGTTCACAATCAGATGTGCGGCATTGCTCGCACTCCATGCATTCTGAAACGGGAGAGAATTTTGAGCATGTTCAAACCGAAGAAGGTTCTCATTTAACCATTCTTTGTTCTGACCCGTGAATACATAATCAATCAATGTTTCTGCAAGAACAGCAGACTGAGTACTAAACTGTGGGATGTCTTCACAAAGAGTTGTAACAACAAAAGGCACTCCCGCACCCTTTACAAACTTACCGCAGGTCTCAACCATTTGAGGAATAGCAAAATTCAGGATGTGAACAAGATCGTAATCCGCAGGATTTTTCTCGGCCTTTAAGTCGACGTCAACATGAATACCATAACTACGCAGCCCTTCAACGAGCTGCTCAACTACTACGGTATCACCTCCACGCTGGGTGAACATGTTACTTCGGTTCTGAATTAAGATTCGACACGAAGACGTTGTCTTGAGTTGTTGGCTATCTTTCCCGTTACTCACTTCTCACTCCTTTTTCTGCTCTCTTTCTACCGTCAGATTTCCATCAGTCTGAGACCCTGATACAAAGAGGCCATCTGGTAAGGTATTCACATAACACACTGCTTACACTACATCTTTATGCATTCATCCCCCTAGTAAGTTCTCCGTACAGGGGATGCCACACACTATAAGATGCAAAAGCCATGCTAACTTTTTCGCTTGAAGAGATTTCTTCTATGAAAAAATGGGGCCTACACATGAGGAATTCCGTTGCATGTCAAAGCAATGACGCGCCATCAGAATCTACGAGACAGTAACGTCTCAGCCTAGCGTATACTATGAACGTTAAAATGTGAGTAAAGAACTCAACAAACTCAGCTAAACACCTACTTGGCGTAAAAGCCCTTACATCGCTCGACAAGCGTCTCGAGCTGCGGCTCTAGCTTTTGTTCAAGAGACTCTCCGAGCGCCCACCAAGACTGATAGAGTTGTTGCTGACAAATAGATTTACATGTTTCAGAGATCTCATTTACTTCCTCAGTAAGATCGAAGGCTATGCGATTTTCCTCTGGGAGAAGCTCGACCAGAGTTCCGTACCACTGGAAAAATGCTTGCAGTGCTTGAACAGCTTCAACAAGTTGCTTATTACCTTCTACTGACTGACCACTCTGAAACTTTCCGCGCGCACCTCGAAATTCCAACAAGCAGCTCTGTACAATCTGGTCCGAACGAACTAACCGCTCAAAAACGAATTCATGCTGGTTACCTGTTTCAACTTCAATAAGTGCCGTATCCAGCGTATTCATGGAACGAGACCAGTCGCTATCTTCGAATTGCTCTCCGTTCAAGAGTATAGAAGTAATCATGTGCTCAGGATCGATTACTGACTTAATCAGCTCGACGACTTCTGCCATCTGTCCACAGTTATTTGCTTGGATAGGTGCTGTTTCACCGTTAATCTGAACTGAAACCATCGCTCTTAAACTCCCGTAAGAAATCTACTTCTTATTGCACGTTATTCGATAAAGCTTGTGTATAATATCTTTGAAGCTTACCAGTGCGTCTCTCTAAGGCCTGGTATACTCCCATCATTTGAGATGCAAGTTCCTCGGCATCGGTTCCCAGAATATTTTCTTTGCCAAATATAAACATTCTCGTGATTGGTCCAAGATGTGGGTAATAAAACCCTATTTGCTCTATTTCTCTGTCTAATTCTTGAAGTTCTTCACTTTTTTCGCCTAAAGAGGCTGCTGGAGCATTTCTATCAAGAATGAGAGCCTGCAATTCGCCCAACAGTTCTTGCCCAGCTCTTGCTGTCTCAGCAACTATCTCAAGACCTTCTATTGGAGACCCAGTGATGATTGGCAACTTACTCCGTGGAGACTCTTCAAAGGAGTAACCCCCGAGATCGTCGAGCCATAATTTCCGGTAGGCCGCCCGAAATTGCTCCATAGCTGAATTCTCAATGCGATTAAGAGGCTCTAGATCATAGAAACCGAACTCATCAAAACAGGTTCGATAGATAACTGCTCCGCGATAATCACGAAGTGTTATAGGAAGCTCGCTGCAATCACCCTGTACTCGCAACATCGCGAGCTCTGCTAATACCTCTGGTGAAATGGTATCGTGACATTCTGGTTGCGAACATGGCTTGTTAGGATTACACGGTCCGCATCCAATGACTGGCTGAAGAACAATATTGCCCTCCGCATAGGGGCCCGTTTCATAGCCAAATGCTGAGGCAAGAAACATTGAAATGACAGGAGTACCAACCGCAACACTCATGTGCATTGGTCCAGTATCTCCCGTGATCAATAAATCACTCATCGAAAGAAATGCTGCTAGCTCATCAATACCTGTTTCTCCTGCGACAGAAAAAACGCGCGGTGATGTAACCTGTTGCATAATTGGATCAATGATATTGAGCTCTTTTTTCGTGCCTGTCAGTAAGACTCTACAGTTATACCTTGATGTCAAGATTTCAATAAGCTGGACAAACTTCTCTGGCTGCCACTGGCGCTTGCGTTGACTCGCTCCTGCTTGAAGCATCACCATCGGCCCATCTTGTGGGAACTCCATTTCTGTAAGCATCTGTGAAGCACGCTCCTTTGCTTCCTCTTTGATATCGATGAGCAGAGAGCGTGGGTGTTCTTCTACGTCTGCAGAGCAGCGGAATACATCAACCAGGTTAAGCGAATTATACTGTCGATTCTGGTGAAAAACAGAAGTTGCAAACAACTGTGCCCACTCAGATTCTATAACTCGGTGACCTTCTGCATCTGCTGCCCATCCACCTTTCCGCTCAATTCCAACGAGGTGCAAAAGAAGTGCTGTATAGGCTGAAGACGACATATTCAAAGCATAGTCGAAATTTCGGGAACGCAAATCATCTACAAATTCCGAAACATACTCATATGCATCGATCATCCCCTCTTTCTCGCGAGCCAGTGCTCTCACTGCCATACTGAGATCTATAGAGAGCACCTCATCCACATACGGGATAGAGTGACAGACAGATTCAAACTGTTTCTCGACAAGGACCGTGATTTTACAATCAGGATTTTCTTTTTTAATCCCCGCAATCGTAGGGGTTGCCTGCAGCATATCTCCGAGTCTCGTGATGTTGACAAGAAGTACATTTGATTTCTTTGGGTGCCGCTTTTTCATTTTACCTATTCCTGCACTTTCACCAATTGATTCACTAAGATTTTACCCTTCCATGTTCCTTCATCCGGATCATTTGCTTCCGTATGTGGAATAGGAACAAGAGCTTTTGTTCTGTTTCTGTCAGGTTTCCCTCACCAGTAACGATATCAGCCACCAATCCATCAAGGTTAGCATCTTCTCCGCGGCGATAGGCTATTTCACACCGTTCTTTCAACTCGGGATGCGGCTCTGCACGCTCGATTACTCGCTTCCATGGCGACTCACCAATCCGTTTTCGCAACTGCGAATACCGTGAGCTATAAATTATCGAGAGCATTTCAGTAATACGATGTTGATAAGTATGCTCTCTTAAGACTCGCGCACGGGCCTTCTCGATAAATGGTTGTCGTGCCTCGGGGTGAGCAAGATAGTACTCTATTTTTTCAATCAGCTCTTTCCGAGATTCAAACGTTTCTACCTCTTCACCTGGTGTAAATACCTCACTAAGCAGGCTACGTTTATCGACTAATTGAAATGCACCACATGCAGCCAACTCAAATGTTCGAGGATTTATAAAATCACCAGCAGGATCAACTCCATCCCGCTCAGTTGAAGAATGGAGATTAAGATTGATAGAAGTGGAGTTAAAAATCTTAACATATTCTTGCGGCTTTAAACGCCTTCCCTCTTCCTGCACCATTCGATCAAAAGGCTTACACTCTGGCC contains the following coding sequences:
- a CDS encoding glycosyltransferase family 9 protein, which translates into the protein MKKRHPKKSNVLLVNITRLGDMLQATPTIAGIKKENPDCKITVLVEKQFESVCHSIPYVDEVLSIDLSMAVRALAREKEGMIDAYEYVSEFVDDLRSRNFDYALNMSSSAYTALLLHLVGIERKGGWAADAEGHRVIESEWAQLFATSVFHQNRQYNSLNLVDVFRCSADVEEHPRSLLIDIKEEAKERASQMLTEMEFPQDGPMVMLQAGASQRKRQWQPEKFVQLIEILTSRYNCRVLLTGTKKELNIIDPIMQQVTSPRVFSVAGETGIDELAAFLSMSDLLITGDTGPMHMSVAVGTPVISMFLASAFGYETGPYAEGNIVLQPVIGCGPCNPNKPCSQPECHDTISPEVLAELAMLRVQGDCSELPITLRDYRGAVIYRTCFDEFGFYDLEPLNRIENSAMEQFRAAYRKLWLDDLGGYSFEESPRSKLPIITGSPIEGLEIVAETARAGQELLGELQALILDRNAPAASLGEKSEELQELDREIEQIGFYYPHLGPITRMFIFGKENILGTDAEELASQMMGVYQALERRTGKLQRYYTQALSNNVQ